A single region of the Metarhizium brunneum chromosome 6, complete sequence genome encodes:
- the aprN_2 gene encoding Subtilisin NAT codes for MDIQRFAAPRTTRHSPNIPEYRFGHVSNAIFENDIEELHRVLSTIRKMPPASVYQEIVPIWETKRNFVHAVLKWGDRAHKFQVLQAAASHIYRHDENENLVHSSVAEEISICILTQSPDVIYHRHHDGQPTVLHIAAKSRSEALAQTIFSSMQNNETFDQLLHVRNNQGSKTPLRIAVENDSLFFVRQILRYNTRPINDSKLLKWVLNEGSSEALLTLIELRPEEMDESVLQHALKIKSERLINALKNARECHDLFFRKRGFLHQLVKDGETLIVNTLLDKFPELALELDEEEKPVLSYNSDESIRDRVAGIILRTLPSMCSEKRQRYYRLCADNSSIPSTSEIVRALIDDVPDKRKEISLSLGGFGSWVSHAESFLGLIQKSNSYTSPDDKPSNALLQLMFEKSLIFVDIPITDLPAPRTDGKPTLIRSEVWSILNWLQKTKHVEGIYELSIRDSCYLPHAENVIRACLKDFNISVLDWRCPDLSLEVLHGGDESKTPICPDLETLRLYARGWPALAYWTSEESLYFLGRFTRLKQVEIFVLKEFVGMTLCETYATEATERFNKFKTAHSNAITFQLEITPKRWSDLSPTDQRPVLRRETTAVEVTKLGDFLLAYESIHRDFANQAWRNDRLEKGILCNDLDESRKHTPYIRVAIIDNGVDPESIHCHKITGASFVPSHTGESNWWYIRHPHGTKMARIVTDLNPHCHLLVAKVGDSRSDFNAARIIKALGWAVAAGADIISLSLTLDKEDVNLELAVNKAAASGAVILASVRGEGVNTEIKPIPAAYGNVLAIGSADGTGAASSGTLEGQARHLFPGERIVAHTEYLGGLDDAPNVSGPSVATAVAAGVASLVLSCNRFALFKKQNFKRPNYHHRLQVNVVKQIFEQMSDGKYVRPWVFFKDEKAKPSWGEGDSVLDWIEGKYRGIRDDGRA; via the exons ATGGATATCCAACGCTTTGCGGCTCCCAGGACCACTCGGCACTCTCCAAACATTCCGGAATACCGTTTCGGGCACGTATCCAATGCCATCTTCGAGAATGATATAGAAGAGCTCCATAGAGTTCTTTCCACCATCAGGAAAATGCCGCCGGCATCTGTCTATCAGGAAATCGTCCCAATTTGGGAAACCAAGAGGAATTTTGTCCATGCCGTACTAAAATGGGGCGACAGAGCGCATAAATTCCAAGTCCTACAAGCAGCCGCCAGCCATATTTATCGGCATGACGAGAACGAAAATTTGGTCCACAGTAGTGTAGCCGAAGAAATTAGTATCTGTATCCTAACCCAGTCTCCGGACGTCATTTACCACCGGCACCACGATGGCCAGCCAACCGTCCTTCATATTGCGGCAAAGTCCCGTTCAGAGGCACTCGCCCAAACAATATTTTCTAGCATGCAAAACAATGAAACGTTTGATCAACTCCTGCATGTCAGAAATAACCAGGGATCCAAGACGCCTCTCAGAATTGCGGTTGAGAATGACTCCTTGTTTTTTGTCCGCCAGATCCTGAGATACAACACGCGACCAATCAACGACAGCAAACTCTTGAAGTGGGTTCTGAACGAGGGATCCAGTGAGGCCCTTCTGACACTTATAGAGCTTCGGCCAGAAGAAATGGATGAGAGTGTGCTTCAGCATGCGCTGAAAATAAAAAGCGAGAGACTAATCAATGCGCTTAAAAATGCCCGCGAGTGCCATGATTTGTTTTTTAGGAAACGTGGATTTCTTCACCAGTTGGTAAAAGACGGTGAAACACTTATAGTCAACACCTTATTGGATAAATTTCCGGAGCTAGCTCTAGAActtgacgaggaggaaaagcCAGTGCTGTCTTACAATTCTGACGAGTCCATCAGGGACAGGGTGGCCGGTATTATACTCCGAACACTTCCTTCCATGTGCTCAGAAAAGCGACAGCGTTACTATCGTCTCTGTGCGGATAACTCATCGATACCGTCCACGTCAGAAATTGTGAGGGCTTTGATAGATGATGTGCCAG ATAAAA gaaaagaaataagcCTTTCTCTCGGAGGATTTGGCTCATGGGTGTCACACGCGGAGTCATTTCTGGGTCTCATTCAGAAATCCAACAGCTACACCTCACCCGATGACAAACCATCAAATGCTCTGTTGCAGCTCATGTTTGAGAAGAGCTTGATTTTTGTCGATATACCTATAACGGACCTGCCCGCTCCTCGAACAGACGGCAAGCCAACGCTGATCCGTTCCGAAGTGTGGTCCATCCTGAACTGGCTGCAAAAGACAAAACATGTCGAGGGAATCTATGAGCTCAGTATCCGGGACTCGTGCTACCTCCCGCACGCTGAAAATGTCATACGGGCCTGCTTGAAAGACTTCAACATCTCCGTCCTCGATTGGCGGTGCCCTGATCTATCGCTGGAAGTGCTCCATGGCGGTGATGAGAGCAAAACCCCGATTTGCCCCGACTTGGAAACGCTAAGGTTGTATGCGCGAGGATGGCCAGCATTGGCCTATTGGACTAGCGAAGAGAGCCTTTACTTTCTTGGCAGATTTACTAGACTGAAACAGGTTGAAATCTTTGTTCTAAAGGAGTTTGTCGGCATGACACTCTGTGAGACATATGCAACAGAGGCGACGGAACGATTCAATAAATTCAAGACGGCACACAGCAATGCTATTACCTTTCAACTCGAAATTACCCCGAAACGTTGGTCCGACCTCAGCCCTACAGACCAACGTCCCGTGTTGCGCCGCGAGACCACAGCGGTGGAGGTTACGAAGCTCGGCGACTTCCTGTTGGCGTATGAGAGCATACATAGGGATTTTGCCAATCAAGCATGGCGAAATGACAGGCTGGAAAAAGGTATATTGTGCAACGACCTAGACGAAAGCAGGAAGCACACACCATACATCAGAGTAGCCATCATCGACAATGGCGTTGATCCTGAATCCATCCATTGTCACAAGATCACGGGCGCCTCGTTTGTTCCGTCGCATACCGGCGAAAGCAACTGGTGGTACATTAGGCACCCGCACGGAACAAAGATGGCTCGGATTGTGACTGACCTGAACCCGCACTGTCATCTCCTCGTGGCCAAGGTGGGTGATTCCCGGTCAGATttcaacgccgccaggaTAATCAAGGCGTTGGGCTGGGCAGTTGCTGCCGGTGCCGACATTATATCGCTCTCCCTAACgttggacaaggaggacGTCAACTTGGAGCTCGCTGTGAATAAGGCCGCGGCGAGCGGTGCCGTTATCCTCGCCAGCGTGCGCGGCGAAGGCGTCAACACGGAAATCAAGCCGATCCCGGCTGCCTACGGCAATGTGCTTGCCATTGGGTCCGCTGATGGCACTGGGGCGGCTTCGTCGGGCACTCTCGAGGGCCAAGCGCGCCATCTCTTCCCGGGCGAAAGGATTGTAGCCCACACCGAATATCTAGGGGGGCTGGATGATGCCCCCAACGTCTCGGGTCCTTCGGTCGCAACGGCGGTTGCGGCAGGCGTGGCGTCGCTTGTCTTGTCATGCAACCGCTTTGCGCTCTTCAAGAAACAGAATTTCAAGAGACCAAACTACCACCATAGGCTACAAGTCAATGTTGTTAAGCAGATCTTTGAACAGATGAGCGACGGAAAGTATGTTCGTCCCTGGGTGTTTTTCAAGGACGAGAAAGCGAAGCCATCATGGGGTGAAGGAGATTCAGTTCTTGACTGGATAGAAGGCAAGTACAGAGGCATTAGAGATGACGGACGAGCCTAG
- the ANKRD17_2 gene encoding Ankyrin repeat domain-containing protein 17 produces the protein MDPKSIASNTASLLALSIQVIAALHRHWDRDSTPIVDRLLYELARLRTTLTYLEESSLRSNIPIVVGDLPRVFRALKNVLVALGSKLFGDDEYGTEWQSSMSDLEPFALPLSKQEAEAIFNDFQVHIARLRASYPSSLASIPDESISRMPSGGLNRSPLWNACAEYNEIHAASQSSRVQGSGVWLLSDSRFRNWMESDRIDMSRHENVIYCFGRPGSGKTILASAVIDELKSLRHHSSLGLAYFYLSYRNPTSVFSIVLTLIQQLYIQSPTLPTEVLALEHRDMPSVTELTGVLLSLFARFRKAFIVLDALDECSSEHRLGLDAFLGSLQSSHARLFVTSRPSHGLRDFDQCVNIHITPSSADMSLFVRSRLSKLSERITTFSRAQESKIEEELVAIGSKHGMFLLVELQLNSIFKLSENGLPEGFNIDDSLRNLAEDLGQVYDAQINRIMSQCTADSNLAKHILSWLFYSTGSMPASALEHVLKMETKDWQEKPTDSIDIPRIGKVCLDLVRYSSSTKSVVFFHFSLQEHLEKAYKLNPGLLIPSSVLAAACIKYLNGLDLAPPALTSEKYRQRLHEYPFYEYAATNWGRLLMFDRKVDFEDPALKLLVTDERRRLAVVEALFCEDAEFFRDSQKKRVGMLHFITYFGLLQRASGPPRYLAKGNISSRDFMGRTPIHIATMMGHAVALEVLFALPELKGRDRIHEAITSADTLRKTVWHYAAEGGDIDVVRVLEKKLLFLDKWAKPADFATRDDKSLTPLSYAAAHGHLEVLQLFLQHGLYDDEIEDALQNAIHGRHTEIVRALLLHGVAPKYEHVAAASEIGSMDVIKLLLEYGAEIEGQGSGSGSALHKAARADRGVVLSNLIWNGASLEATDSKERTPLSIAVEHASLEAIKALLEAGSSPDVHVLKHTSDNKTISVKAAVWAAEHGRADIFNLLRRAGAECSEALFPAIESGHTDIVRQLLISGTISELDEPKRAQAVSLAIEKGNIEVAGLLESWETRKSGQVQSKRLLKEKAPLYENIDTDFHNSTQRSRSNIRFTEAVESINNQDDSPPSQKAPALSKSPSSQSTETEKVIDKNLLSEAVLATTPIVSNYKADEASSDTGVEQHPHSPRDMSRPQLRISSMATPAGSKRSKTPFILIESPVSIGRIQLGTLVRNPNSPLQDFVPSNQQADLRLLIPEDAIHELHQSDFQMRREKKKQSSVGMFLGFGGAEANAETESQMAMKSPHVWREQLVHHDRILHHILAEPRYRQEYVHFIRKREAYMVVGLFIMDDSEVTQGDRIGSALETQPFVPVPIIEANLAGFTTKKSSMVTARYKKGLIHAIQYRKVRLKTSYLSRFRPEHKRDIQVEMGPYVTGPDYVTVF, from the exons ATGGACCCAAAGTCGATAGCTTCCAATACAGCATCACTCCTTGCATTGAGCATTCAAGTGATTGCTGCGCTGCATCGCCACTGGGACCGGGATAGTACACCCATCGTCGACCGCCTATTGTATGAGCTTGCTCGCCTTCGCACGACGCTAACATATTTGGAGGAATCGTCGCTGCGGAGCAATATCCCGATTGTTGTTGGCGACCTGCCCCGAGTATTCAGGGCTTTGAAGAATGTCTTGGTTGCCCTGGGATCCAAGCTATTTGGTGATGACGAGTATGGGACGGAGTGGCAATCCTCCATGAGCGACCTGGAGCCCTTTGCATTGCCACTCAGCAAACAAGAAGCCGAAGCCATCTTTAATGATTTTCAGGTTCACATAGCACGCCTCAGGGCATC GTACCCCAGTTCGCTGGCAAGTATTCCGGATGAGTCGATCAGCCGCATGCCTTCCGGAGGTCTTAACCGATCGCCGCTTTGGAACGCTTGTGCTGAATACAACGAAATACATGCTGCTTCACAGAGCAGCCGCGTCCAAGGGTCTGGTGTATGGCTACTTAGCGATTCCAGATTCCGCAACTGGATGGAGAGTGACAGAATCGACATGAGCCGACATGAAAACGTTATCTACTGTTTCGGACGACCTGGTTCTGGAAAAACTATTCTTGC CTCTGCAGTCATTGATGAACTGAAGAGCTTGCGCCACCATTCTTCCTTGGGTTTGGCTTATTTCTATTTGAGCTACCGGAATCCGACTTCTGTTTTCAGTATTGTGCTCACACTGATTCAGCAGCTGTATATCCAGTCACCTACTTTGCCGACAGAGGTTCTAGCACTAGAACATCGTGATATGCCTTCGGTTACGGAACTTACGGGCGTGCTACTATCTCTCTTTGCGAGGTTCCGCAAAGCCTTCATTGTATTGGATGCTCTTGATGAGTGCTCTAGCGAGCATAGGTTAGGTCTGGACGCCTTTCTCGGATCTCTTCAATCTTCCCATGCTCGTCTATTTGTGACCTCTCGCCCATCTCATGGTCTACGTGACTTTGATCAATGCGTCAATATCCACATCACTCCCTCGTCGGCAGACATGAGTCTCTTTGTTCGCTCGAGGCTCAGTAAGCTCTCGGAACGAATAACCACCTTCAGCAGGGCGCAGGAGTCCAAAATAGAGGAAGAACTTGTGGCCATAGGAAGCAAACATGGAAT GTTCCTGCTTGTTGAACTACAGCTCAACAGCATATTCAAGTTATCTGAGAATGGGTTGCCAGAGGGCTTCAACATTGACGACAGTCTTCGCAATCTTGCCGAAGATCTTGGCCAAGTGTATGATGCGCAAATCAATCGAATCATGTCGCAGTGTACGGCCGACTCCAATCTAGCGAAGCACATTCTAAGCTGGCTATTTTACAGTACGGGTTCAATGCCAGCATCCGCACTGGAGCACGTACTCAAAATGGAAACCAAAGACTGGCAAGAGAAACCCACTGACTCTATTGACATTCCTCGCATTGGAAAGGTTTGCTTAGATCTCGTCCGTTACAGCTCTAGCACCAAGTCGGTTGTCTTTTTCCACTTCTCCTTGCAAGAACACCTTGAGAAGGCGTACAAGTTGAATCCAGGGCTGCTCATACCGTCTAGCGTGCTTGCGGCGGCCTGCATTAAATATCTCAATGGTCTAGACTTGGCACCTCCGGCGCTCACGTCTGAAAAATATCGCCAGAGGCTCCATGAATACCCATTCTATGAGTACGCCGCAACCAATTGGGGGCGGCTTCTGATGTTTGACAGAAAGGTTGACTTTGAAGACCCAGCGCTAAAATTACTGGTGACAGACGAAAGAAGGAGGCTTGCTGTAGTGGAAGCGCTATTCTGTGAGGATGCAGAGTTCTTCCGGGATTCACAGAAAAAGCGAGTCGGAATGCTGCACTTTATTACCTATTTCGGGCTGTTACAACGGGCTTCAGGTCCTCCCAGATATCTCGCCAAGGGAAACATAAGCAGCCGAGATTTCATGGGCCGAACGCCAATTCATATCGCCACCATGATGGGTCACGCGGTAGCTCTCGAGGTCCTTTTCGCTTTACCAGAATTGAAGGGTCGTGATCGCATTCATGAAGCCATCACATCAGCCGACACCCTACGAAAAACTGTTTGGCATTATGCTGCTGAAGGAGGCGATATAGATGTAGTGAGAGTCctcgagaagaagctgcttTTCCTGGACAAATGGGCTAAGCCTGCTGATTTTGCGACGAGGGACGACAAAAGCTTGACACCTCTATCATATGCGGCGGCTCATGGTCACTTGGAAGTTCTTCAACTCTTCCTACAACACGGACTCTACGATGACGAGATAGAAGACGCTCTTCAGAATGCTATCCATGGTAGACACACAGAAATAGTCAGAGCCTTGCTACTGCATGGGGTAGCACCAAAATATGAACATGTAGCCGCAGCGAGTGAGATAGGCAGCATGGACGTTATCAAGCTTCTTCTGGAATATGGAGCGGAGATTGAGGGTCAAGGGAGCGGATCCGGGTCCGCCCTTCATAAAGCTGCCCGGGCTGATAGAGGAGTGGTACTATCAAATTTGATATGGAACGGCGCAAGCCTAGAGGCAACTGATTCAAAGGAGAGGACTCCATTGTCAATTGCCGTCGAACACGCTAGTCTTGAGGCAATCAAGGCTCTGTTGGAGGCAGGGTCtagtccagatgtccatgTACTCAAACACACAAGCGACAACAAAACAATCAGCGTGAAAGCAGCGGTTTGGGCAGCGGAGCACGGGAGGGCCGATATCTTCAACCTTCTTCGGCGAGCTGGAGCCGAGTGCTCTGAGGCACTTTTCCCAGCAATCGAGAGCGGTCACACCGATATTGTTCGCCAGCTCCTTATCTCTGGAACTATATCCGAGCTAGACGAACCAAAAAGAGCCCAGGCAGTGTCACTTGCCATCGAAAAAGGGAATATTGAAGTGGCCGGCCTTCTTGAGAGCTGGGAGACTCGAAAGTCTGGCCAAGTACAAAGCAAACGGTTGCTGAAAGAAAAGGCTCCATTATACGAGAATATCGACACAGACTTTCATAATTCCACACAAAGATCCAGATCAAATATCCGTTTCACCGAAGCGGTTGAGTCTATCAACAACCAAGATGACTCCCCCCCATCTCAAAAAGCACCCGCGCTCTCAAAATCTCCAAGCTCCCAGTCAACAGAAACTGAGAAAGTCATAGACAAAAACCTATTGTCAGAAGCGGTTCTAGCAACTACACCGATAGTGTCCAACTACAAGGCTGATGAGGCGTCCAGTGACACTGGGGTTGAGCAGCATCCTCACAGCCCACGCGATATGTCTAGGCCGCAACTTCGAATCTCATCCATGGCGACACCAGCTGGAAGCAAAAGATCCAAGACGCCATTTATTCTCATAGAATCTCCAGTTAGCATAGGTCGCATCCAGCTTGGTACTCTCGTACGAAATCCGAACAGTCCCTTGCAGGATTTTGTTCCATCTAATCAACAAGCCGATCTCCGATTGCTGATACCAGAAGATGCTATCCACGAGCTGCATCAAAGCGACTTTCAAATgcggagagagaaaaagaagcagtcGTCTGTCGGGATGTTTCTCGGCTTTGGGGGCGCGGAGGCGAATGCTGAAACAGAATCTCAAATGGCAATGAAATCACCACATGTATGGCGAGAGCAACTTGTTCATCACGACCGGATACTTCACCACATCCTGGCCGAACCCCGGTATCGGCAAGAGTATGTCCATTTTATTCGAAAGAGGGAGGCCTATATGGTAGTGGGTCTCTTTATCATGGATGACTCCGAGGTTACTCAAGGCGACAGGATTGGCAGCGCCTTGGAAACGCAGCCTTTCGTCCCAGTGCCAATTATAGAAGCCAATTTGGCGGGGTTTACGACCAAAAAGTCTAGCATGGTCACCGCACGGTACAAAAAGGGACTCATCCATGCAATACAATATCGGAAAGTCCGATTGAAAACTTCATATCTATCTAGGTTCCGGCCGGAACACAAACGAGACATACAGGTAGAAATGGGGCCCTATGTGACTGGACCAGACTATGTCACCGTGTTTTGA
- the REDAM gene encoding NADPH-dependent reductive aminase, with protein sequence MANVTNGTPRQAWEMQEWIKPRGAGYYFDGAVMIPPQLVGTEHAFFLYSGEAEESFTKNAAHVVSSLGFAQYTAANLNPAAAALPHHNKQWFILDLMPT encoded by the coding sequence ATGGCCAATGTCACCAACGGCACCCCGAGACAGGCTTGGGAAATGCAGGAATGGATCAAGCCCCGTGGAGCAGGGTACTATTTCGACGGCGCCGTCATGATTCCGCCTCAACTAGTTGGCACCGAGcacgccttcttcttgtacaGCGGCGAAGCGGAAGAAAGCTTCACCAAAAATGCGGCACATGTCGTCAGCTCCCTTGGCTTCGCACAATATACAGCGGCAAACCTCAAtccagctgctgctgcgctgCCTCACCATAATAAACAGTGGTTCATATTAGATCTGATGCCAACGTGA